In Vibrio alfacsensis, the following proteins share a genomic window:
- a CDS encoding LysR substrate-binding domain-containing protein gives MQSPITLEALHILDAIDRRGSFASAANELDRAPSSLSYQIQKLEQDLDIMIFDRSGHKAHFTKAGKLILERGRAILQASEKLVADATLLANGWELDLTVAFDGIIPIKNFFPMVEALSDVSTTRVRLQEEILAGSWESLNSGRADLLICPALDALPQDVKAERIGKMSMIWVAGSDHYVHKRNGEFDEAAREKYRVIAIADTAREQPALTMNITQKQPRLTVTNFHAKVEALVSGLGIGTLPSQVAQEFIERGELKRINGTEEHSLDIIMAWRRNTMGEAKSWCVQYLKKNWALK, from the coding sequence ATGCAGAGCCCGATTACTTTAGAAGCACTTCATATCTTAGATGCGATTGATCGACGGGGCAGTTTTGCCTCGGCCGCCAATGAGTTAGATAGAGCCCCATCTTCACTTAGCTATCAAATTCAAAAGCTCGAGCAAGATCTGGATATCATGATTTTCGATCGTTCAGGGCACAAGGCGCATTTTACAAAAGCAGGAAAACTCATTCTTGAACGCGGTAGAGCCATATTGCAAGCAAGTGAGAAACTGGTCGCCGATGCGACATTGCTTGCGAATGGCTGGGAGCTAGACCTTACCGTTGCGTTTGATGGTATCATTCCAATTAAGAACTTCTTTCCTATGGTAGAAGCATTATCTGACGTCAGTACAACGCGTGTTCGGCTACAAGAAGAAATCCTAGCGGGGAGTTGGGAGTCGCTAAATAGTGGACGTGCCGATTTACTCATTTGTCCCGCTTTAGATGCGTTGCCACAGGATGTAAAAGCAGAACGAATTGGGAAAATGTCCATGATCTGGGTTGCAGGTAGTGATCATTACGTTCATAAACGCAACGGTGAGTTCGATGAAGCGGCACGAGAGAAATACCGAGTGATCGCGATCGCTGATACTGCGAGGGAACAACCTGCGCTAACCATGAATATCACTCAAAAACAGCCGAGACTTACCGTAACGAACTTCCATGCAAAAGTGGAGGCGCTTGTATCTGGCCTTGGTATTGGCACTTTACCAAGTCAAGTTGCACAGGAATTCATTGAGCGTGGAGAGTTAAAGCGTATTAATGGAACAGAAGAGCATTCATTGGATATTATTATGGCTTGGCGAAGAAACACCATGGGTGAGGCGAAATCTTGGTGTGTACAGTATTTAAAGAAAAATTGGGCACTAAAGTGA
- a CDS encoding SPOR domain-containing protein, with amino-acid sequence MKKISIIGLTVLLSACASETYITDVSTESYREDYQSQAISKPVMSTDNVVEEDVKPTYVETTPKPEQSNAAVQPPKEQAKPVQIVPPSEQQAAIQRFGYTIQVVAVGSQAKVDQFARQLPQNDQPIWENYKIVNGTKWFSVLYGDYATSAEAKQAIMRLPEQFQQLKPFVKSIDAIKNSAYPTLNKLN; translated from the coding sequence ATGAAAAAAATCTCAATCATTGGTTTAACGGTACTGCTTTCGGCTTGTGCATCGGAAACTTACATCACAGACGTTAGCACAGAAAGCTACCGAGAAGATTACCAATCTCAAGCCATCTCAAAACCAGTCATGTCGACCGACAATGTAGTAGAAGAAGACGTCAAGCCAACTTATGTTGAGACGACGCCAAAGCCTGAACAAAGTAATGCAGCGGTACAGCCTCCAAAAGAGCAAGCAAAACCAGTACAGATTGTGCCACCAAGCGAACAGCAAGCAGCGATCCAACGTTTTGGTTATACAATCCAAGTTGTTGCCGTGGGTAGCCAAGCAAAAGTTGACCAATTTGCACGTCAGTTGCCACAAAATGACCAACCAATTTGGGAAAACTACAAAATTGTTAATGGGACTAAATGGTTCTCTGTTCTTTATGGAGACTACGCTACAAGCGCAGAAGCAAAACAGGCAATCATGCGTTTACCAGAGCAATTCCAACAGCTCAAGCCATTTGTGAAGAGCATCGATGCCATTAAAAATTCAGCATATCCAACACTTAACAAACTGAATTAG
- a CDS encoding diguanylate cyclase domain-containing protein codes for MSLRTKLIWPIFVSMAFVFVANQAYTFHAINESIKNSLSAHVQSHINEHAQSITSALVSNDKQEVHRLFKTFLTQPNVSSVKLYNKGNHPIVSLAHESGESSDTFSETSTRIHQYIDKVTQQYWSIFEPIIYQEERLGTVHLTLSKDLVMHAIIDIGSKIPLFAILLITVSVTLYFCIERKIMRPIARLNRSLQDFSDGFDIKSKPEPKGSDELSRTLSLFNLTAGKRQNKEKHLQARLETLEQQSLFALDLFDTIPKALVITDNSGRIIRCNWLAQKLFDIDRNNLGEQNICHFIKLKPPIQMSLLLSRGLEYDDIHIESENTEQQLSLSSRRLTKQGYLLFTIQDITEVEEAINRQRVAGRVFEHSQDGLIVLNNKGIITMANPAVTKFIGEADQLVGRSFMKMIPWKRLEFIMPTIVESIDNYGMWQGEMIEKNHNGVLIPMFVKVNRIARSEDKHAYDLVIILTDLSNAKEMERLEYLTHHDELTGLANRTKFHLELDKLVTMSSYLRDEFAVLYLDLDGFKGINDSYGHDAGDEVLKQVASRMNDVSRYGDLSARLAGDEFVMIVKSINSEEVTRIAKRLLDVICQPISYRGASMAVGVSIGAKLVSIDERDPTTILKNADTAMYQAKKAGKGQIIVIGCESDQTV; via the coding sequence ATGTCTTTAAGAACAAAGCTAATATGGCCAATTTTCGTTTCAATGGCGTTCGTCTTTGTTGCTAATCAAGCGTACACATTTCACGCTATCAATGAGTCAATCAAAAACTCATTGTCTGCGCACGTTCAATCACACATAAACGAACACGCGCAATCTATCACATCGGCACTCGTATCTAACGACAAGCAAGAAGTTCATCGTCTGTTTAAGACTTTCCTTACACAGCCTAATGTATCGAGCGTTAAACTGTATAACAAGGGAAATCATCCCATTGTCTCTTTGGCACATGAGAGCGGTGAGTCGTCTGATACATTCAGCGAAACCTCGACAAGAATTCACCAATACATTGACAAAGTCACACAGCAGTACTGGTCCATATTTGAACCGATTATTTATCAAGAAGAACGACTAGGCACAGTTCATCTCACTTTATCTAAAGATCTAGTAATGCACGCGATAATTGATATCGGGTCTAAAATACCGCTCTTTGCGATCTTGTTAATTACAGTTAGTGTGACGCTATATTTTTGTATTGAAAGAAAAATCATGCGACCAATTGCTCGGTTGAATCGGTCATTACAAGATTTTTCTGATGGTTTCGACATTAAAAGTAAGCCGGAACCTAAGGGCAGCGATGAGCTCAGTCGTACTTTATCGCTGTTTAATTTGACGGCTGGTAAACGACAAAACAAAGAAAAACATTTACAAGCACGATTAGAAACATTAGAGCAGCAAAGTCTATTTGCACTCGATTTGTTTGACACTATTCCTAAAGCACTGGTCATCACTGATAATAGTGGCCGTATCATTCGTTGTAACTGGTTAGCACAGAAATTGTTTGATATTGATAGAAATAATCTAGGCGAGCAGAATATCTGTCACTTCATCAAATTAAAGCCGCCGATTCAGATGAGCCTTCTTTTATCTAGAGGGTTGGAATACGATGACATTCATATCGAAAGTGAGAATACAGAACAGCAACTTAGCCTCTCGAGTCGACGTTTAACAAAACAGGGGTATTTGCTGTTTACTATTCAAGACATCACAGAGGTCGAAGAAGCCATTAATCGTCAACGTGTTGCTGGGCGTGTTTTTGAGCACAGCCAAGATGGACTCATTGTGCTCAATAATAAAGGCATTATTACAATGGCAAATCCGGCCGTCACCAAGTTTATTGGAGAGGCGGACCAGCTGGTTGGTCGATCTTTCATGAAAATGATTCCATGGAAACGACTCGAATTCATCATGCCGACCATTGTGGAATCCATTGATAATTACGGTATGTGGCAAGGCGAAATGATTGAAAAAAATCACAATGGCGTGCTCATCCCCATGTTTGTCAAAGTAAACCGTATCGCAAGAAGTGAAGATAAGCATGCATACGATCTTGTGATTATTCTTACCGACTTATCGAATGCGAAAGAAATGGAACGATTAGAATATCTCACTCATCATGATGAGTTAACTGGACTTGCTAATCGAACCAAATTTCACTTGGAACTTGATAAGTTGGTAACGATGTCGTCTTACTTGCGAGATGAGTTTGCAGTTCTTTATTTAGATCTTGATGGTTTTAAAGGAATCAATGACAGTTACGGTCATGATGCTGGCGATGAAGTGTTAAAGCAGGTCGCAAGTCGTATGAATGACGTGTCACGCTACGGTGATTTAAGCGCAAGGTTGGCAGGTGATGAATTTGTGATGATCGTAAAATCCATCAATTCGGAAGAAGTCACTCGCATCGCTAAACGTTTGCTTGATGTCATTTGCCAACCTATCTCATATCGAGGTGCTTCAATGGCTGTTGGTGTGAGTATTGGAGCAAAACTTGTCAGCATTGATGAAAGAGACCCAACGACAATATTAAAAAACGCCGATACCGCGATGTATCAAGCAAAGAAAGCCGGAAAAGGCCAAATTATCGTGATCGGATGTGAATCCGATCAGACAGTTTAA
- a CDS encoding TonB-dependent hemoglobin/transferrin/lactoferrin family receptor, with translation MYNKSVLTTSILLAISQGAYAEEHSTFNEVVVSATRTNQTMDTVAASVAVISEKDLEDNMAKDLNDVFEYTPAVTVNGTQRQGVQSINIRGMEGKRVKILVDGASQPGVFDGGPYSFINSSAVTVDPDMLKSVEIVKGAASSLHGSDAIGGVVAFETKDPSDFLKDGKDFGGQAKLSYSSEDNSFSEHIAVAKRFDSLEALVAYTRRDGSELQNFSKAPYDNYSVESQDYYKNDLLIKLQSQLNEDHRLEFLGEVIYNQTDSDIASTSYKNFNAEDSTKQNRLGLKHIWFADQVFADSISSNLTWTSKEENGVTHRFKEASPGFPPYVPPSGDNQQKKDYEYTEDKIEFETQLDKEIQNHYLVYGLSYKHSDISNTNREFNSDPSTPDKVYVYTPDANEESFGLFLQDEIALLDDKLILTPGIRYDYFSTDPSDTSDEAFEKFSDSAFTGRLGATYKLSQPGTIFAQVSQGFRAPSFDELYYTYDNPGHGYTNRPNPGLESEKSLSYELGYRHNTAVSATEVAFYYSDYTDFIEQTSSDNGGLTEYTFINISEATIKGVELSNSLDLHAIASLPKGMTTRLAAAYTEGEDGDGNPLNSVNPWNAVAAVNYDSPNDLWGTSLKVNYTAKKSSSDINSDSDNGGIKDQVALPSATVVDLTAYYKPMKDLTVRTGVMNLTNEEYHLWNDVRGETELSRDKTQAERNYNISVKYEF, from the coding sequence ATGTATAATAAATCCGTATTAACCACTTCTATTTTGTTAGCCATCTCACAAGGCGCATACGCAGAGGAACATTCCACGTTTAACGAAGTGGTCGTCTCTGCCACTCGTACTAATCAAACAATGGATACTGTTGCTGCATCTGTTGCTGTTATCTCAGAAAAAGACCTTGAAGATAACATGGCTAAAGATCTTAATGATGTATTTGAATACACACCCGCCGTGACAGTTAATGGTACTCAACGACAAGGTGTTCAGAGTATCAATATTCGAGGCATGGAAGGAAAACGCGTCAAGATTCTCGTGGACGGCGCTTCCCAACCTGGTGTTTTTGACGGTGGTCCCTACTCTTTCATTAATTCAAGTGCCGTTACGGTAGATCCTGACATGCTAAAAAGTGTTGAGATCGTAAAAGGTGCTGCATCTAGTCTTCACGGAAGCGATGCTATCGGCGGTGTCGTAGCATTTGAAACCAAAGACCCTAGCGACTTCTTGAAAGACGGTAAAGACTTTGGTGGCCAAGCTAAACTTTCCTACTCTTCTGAAGACAATTCTTTTAGTGAACATATTGCTGTCGCAAAGCGCTTTGACAGTCTAGAAGCGCTTGTAGCGTATACCCGCCGTGATGGCTCTGAGCTGCAAAACTTTTCAAAAGCACCGTACGACAACTATTCGGTTGAGTCACAAGATTATTACAAGAACGACCTTTTGATTAAACTGCAATCCCAGTTAAATGAGGATCACCGCCTAGAGTTCCTGGGTGAAGTTATTTATAACCAAACTGATTCAGACATTGCGAGTACATCATACAAAAACTTTAATGCTGAAGATTCAACCAAGCAAAATCGTCTTGGTCTTAAACACATTTGGTTTGCGGATCAGGTTTTTGCTGACAGCATCTCGTCTAATTTAACGTGGACGAGTAAAGAAGAAAATGGGGTAACTCATCGATTCAAAGAAGCAAGCCCAGGTTTCCCTCCTTATGTTCCGCCTAGTGGTGATAACCAACAGAAGAAAGACTACGAATATACTGAAGATAAAATCGAATTTGAAACTCAGCTAGATAAAGAGATTCAAAATCATTACTTAGTCTATGGTCTGTCTTACAAACACAGTGACATCAGCAATACGAATCGCGAGTTTAACTCAGATCCTAGTACGCCAGATAAAGTTTACGTATACACACCAGACGCAAATGAAGAAAGCTTTGGGCTATTCTTGCAAGACGAGATAGCCTTGCTTGACGATAAGCTAATTTTGACTCCGGGGATTCGTTACGATTACTTCTCTACTGATCCATCAGATACATCTGACGAAGCATTTGAAAAGTTCAGTGATTCCGCTTTTACTGGTCGACTAGGGGCGACGTATAAGTTGTCTCAACCTGGGACAATATTTGCTCAAGTTAGCCAAGGTTTTCGTGCGCCATCATTTGATGAACTTTACTATACCTATGATAACCCGGGACACGGTTACACCAACCGCCCTAACCCAGGTTTAGAGTCTGAGAAGAGTTTATCGTACGAGTTAGGTTACCGCCATAATACGGCCGTTTCTGCAACGGAAGTGGCGTTCTACTACAGTGACTACACGGACTTTATTGAGCAAACGTCTTCGGATAATGGTGGTTTAACAGAATACACATTCATCAACATTAGCGAAGCAACGATTAAAGGTGTTGAGCTTTCCAATAGCCTAGATTTGCATGCTATTGCTAGTTTGCCTAAAGGTATGACTACGCGCCTAGCGGCAGCATATACTGAAGGTGAAGACGGCGATGGTAACCCACTAAACAGTGTTAATCCTTGGAATGCCGTTGCAGCTGTCAACTACGACTCACCAAATGATCTGTGGGGAACGAGCCTAAAAGTAAACTACACGGCGAAGAAGTCGAGCAGCGACATTAATTCTGATAGTGATAACGGCGGTATCAAGGATCAAGTAGCATTGCCATCGGCAACCGTTGTTGATTTAACGGCGTATTACAAACCAATGAAAGATTTGACCGTTCGTACAGGTGTGATGAACTTAACCAACGAAGAATACCATTTGTGGAACGATGTTCGTGGTGAGACTGAGCTAAGCCGAGATAAAACGCAGGCAGAGCGCAACTACAACATTAGTGTCAAATACGAATTTTAA
- the yciH gene encoding stress response translation initiation inhibitor YciH yields the protein MTLVYSTETGRIKPEEEKVERPKGDGIVRIQRQTKGRKGKGVCIVTGLDLNDAPLKLLAAELKKVCGCGGSVKDGTIEIQGDARDKIKAHLEKKGMTVKLAGG from the coding sequence ATGACACTCGTATATTCAACAGAAACTGGTCGAATCAAACCAGAAGAAGAGAAAGTCGAACGTCCTAAAGGCGACGGCATTGTTCGAATCCAACGCCAAACCAAAGGCCGTAAAGGTAAAGGGGTTTGTATTGTCACTGGATTAGATCTTAATGATGCGCCTTTAAAATTACTGGCCGCCGAGCTTAAGAAAGTTTGTGGTTGTGGTGGTTCAGTTAAAGATGGCACTATCGAGATTCAAGGTGATGCTCGTGACAAGATCAAAGCACACTTAGAGAAAAAAGGAATGACGGTAAAACTTGCCGGCGGTTAA
- a CDS encoding bifunctional acetate--CoA ligase family protein/GNAT family N-acetyltransferase: MNKLQKLFKPNSVAVIGASPKALRAGHIVMRNLLQSGFGGAIMPVTPKYKTVSGVIAYPSIDALPYTPDIAILCTNVSRNQQLLKELDERGTEFAIVISDDVEHLDLSALSIRVLGPNSLGIILPWQQFNCSFSPVAAKPGKIAFVSQSSSVCTTVLDWANDKNIGFSAFISIGQGQDIDFAELLDYLSMDGKTESILLYVESIKDARRFMSAARAASRNRRILVLKAGCSPEAQALGSPEIDTLDIIYDSAIRRTGMLRVKNTHELFAAVETLTHSVPLRGERLAIVTNGGGPAVMAIDALLERGGKLAVLDDEAIEQLKSSLPANWQGVNPIDLGGDATKERYVRAITTLMNNDCADAILIMHSPSAVSDSTDTANAVIEAIKAHPRHKHFNILSNWSGEQTSRDARLAFTLSGIPTYRTPESAAVAYMHLVEYRRNQKQLMQTPTTAEPLHTASVDSAKNWIKEQLLDKKTVSLDTHQNSPLFEQFGFNILPTWIASEVSEVVHMAENIGYPVAVKLRSPDIPHKSDVHGVALNLRNSQEVSSAAQAILDTAKLSYPQANLQGLLVQGMAKLGSAEELRVSIKVDKVFGPVILIGQGGSDWNIMQDAVAALPPLNMALARYLIVIALKSGKIRLQRNKETFNIDEFSKFLVRISQMAVELPEIQKLDIHPVLVSGSDLSIVDADITLSEYDGDAQQRLAIRPFPAEFVETVTLRDGQPILLRPILPEDEPIHAQFINSVSKEDLYNRFFSDVGEFNHEALANLTQIDYDREMAFVAVAFDDNGPSIIGVSRALITPDNSDAEFAILVRSDLKGKGLGKVLMQKIISYCKIKGTAQMSGMTMPTNRGMLSLAQSLGFELDVQFSDGTADMVLPLN, encoded by the coding sequence ATGAATAAACTGCAAAAACTGTTCAAACCTAACTCTGTCGCCGTTATTGGCGCCTCACCTAAAGCGCTCCGTGCCGGTCATATCGTCATGCGGAATTTACTTCAATCCGGGTTTGGTGGCGCGATTATGCCGGTGACACCAAAATATAAAACCGTATCTGGCGTTATCGCCTATCCGAGCATTGATGCTCTGCCCTACACGCCTGATATTGCGATTCTCTGTACAAATGTTTCTCGAAATCAACAATTACTAAAAGAGTTAGATGAAAGAGGCACTGAATTTGCAATCGTGATATCCGATGATGTTGAGCATCTTGATCTCTCTGCCCTATCAATTCGTGTTTTGGGGCCTAATAGTTTAGGCATTATTTTACCGTGGCAACAATTCAATTGCTCTTTTTCTCCTGTGGCGGCTAAACCAGGCAAAATCGCGTTTGTTTCTCAATCCTCTTCTGTATGTACAACGGTTCTTGATTGGGCTAACGATAAAAATATCGGATTTTCTGCTTTTATCTCGATTGGGCAAGGACAAGATATTGATTTCGCCGAACTGCTTGATTACTTGAGCATGGATGGAAAAACAGAATCAATCTTGTTGTATGTTGAATCGATCAAAGACGCTCGTCGATTTATGTCTGCAGCTCGAGCGGCATCTCGCAATCGCCGCATTTTAGTACTAAAAGCGGGTTGCTCGCCTGAAGCTCAGGCTCTTGGGAGCCCAGAGATAGATACGCTTGATATCATCTATGATTCCGCCATTCGTCGTACTGGTATGTTAAGAGTAAAAAATACTCATGAACTGTTTGCCGCAGTTGAAACACTCACTCACTCTGTCCCACTTCGTGGTGAACGTCTCGCCATAGTGACAAATGGTGGCGGACCTGCTGTCATGGCGATAGACGCTCTACTAGAACGAGGCGGAAAATTGGCTGTTTTGGATGACGAAGCGATTGAGCAATTGAAATCATCCCTACCAGCTAATTGGCAAGGTGTAAATCCGATTGACTTAGGCGGCGATGCAACAAAAGAACGCTATGTTCGAGCCATTACCACCTTGATGAATAATGACTGTGCGGATGCCATTTTGATTATGCATAGTCCATCCGCAGTATCCGATTCAACGGACACTGCAAACGCCGTGATTGAAGCCATCAAAGCTCATCCGAGGCACAAGCATTTTAACATTCTGAGTAATTGGTCTGGTGAACAAACATCGCGGGATGCTCGACTCGCGTTTACTCTGTCTGGTATACCGACCTATCGAACCCCTGAAAGCGCTGCGGTTGCCTACATGCACTTAGTTGAGTACAGGAGAAACCAAAAGCAATTAATGCAGACTCCAACCACGGCAGAACCGCTTCATACCGCAAGTGTTGATAGCGCTAAAAATTGGATTAAAGAACAACTGCTGGACAAAAAAACAGTATCGTTAGATACCCATCAAAATAGTCCGTTATTTGAACAGTTTGGCTTTAATATCCTCCCTACTTGGATTGCTTCAGAAGTATCCGAAGTTGTTCATATGGCTGAAAACATTGGTTATCCTGTCGCTGTTAAATTGCGTTCACCAGACATTCCACATAAATCGGATGTTCATGGTGTTGCGCTTAACCTACGCAATAGCCAAGAAGTCTCGAGTGCCGCTCAAGCCATTCTTGATACGGCGAAGTTAAGCTACCCCCAGGCCAATTTGCAAGGCTTACTCGTTCAAGGTATGGCTAAGCTTGGCAGTGCCGAAGAGCTGCGAGTTAGTATTAAAGTCGACAAGGTGTTTGGCCCGGTCATACTAATAGGGCAAGGCGGTTCAGATTGGAATATCATGCAAGATGCCGTTGCGGCATTACCACCTTTAAATATGGCACTTGCACGTTATTTGATTGTGATTGCACTTAAGTCTGGAAAGATCCGTCTACAAAGAAACAAAGAGACGTTTAATATTGATGAGTTTTCTAAGTTTCTTGTACGTATTTCACAAATGGCGGTAGAGTTACCAGAAATACAGAAGCTGGATATCCATCCAGTACTTGTGTCAGGCAGTGATTTAAGTATTGTCGATGCAGATATTACCTTGTCTGAGTATGATGGTGATGCACAACAGCGCCTTGCGATACGTCCATTTCCAGCAGAGTTTGTTGAAACGGTTACCTTACGTGATGGCCAGCCTATTCTACTGCGACCGATTCTCCCAGAAGATGAGCCTATTCACGCTCAATTTATCAATAGCGTATCAAAAGAAGATCTGTATAACCGATTTTTTTCGGATGTTGGCGAGTTTAATCATGAAGCCTTGGCCAACTTAACACAGATTGATTATGACCGCGAAATGGCATTTGTTGCGGTGGCCTTTGATGATAATGGCCCATCCATTATTGGTGTTTCGCGTGCATTAATTACGCCGGATAACAGCGACGCGGAATTTGCGATATTGGTTCGTTCGGATCTAAAAGGTAAAGGCCTGGGTAAAGTTCTGATGCAAAAAATCATCAGCTACTGCAAAATTAAAGGTACTGCGCAGATGTCCGGGATGACGATGCCAACGAATCGGGGGATGCTGTCATTAGCTCAAAGTTTGGGTTTTGAACTGGATGTACAATTTAGTGACGGGACCGCAGATATGGTGTTACCACTGAATTAA
- a CDS encoding YoaH family protein, with translation MFDDLPPLSHQEQQRAVEQIQELMAKGTSTAEAIKIVAQQIRAEYAAKQQD, from the coding sequence ATGTTTGACGATTTACCACCTCTGTCTCATCAAGAACAACAACGAGCTGTAGAGCAAATTCAAGAATTGATGGCAAAGGGCACCAGCACCGCAGAAGCCATTAAAATAGTTGCTCAGCAAATCCGAGCGGAATACGCCGCCAAGCAGCAAGACTGA
- the galE gene encoding UDP-glucose 4-epimerase GalE — MKVLVTGGMGYIGSHTCIQMIEAGMTPVILDNLYNSKPTVLERIKKVCGTKPEFIQADIRDKAALVEAMKTHGIDAVIHFAGLKAVGESVAKPLEYYDNNVNGTLVLVDAMREAGVKSMVFSSSATVYGDPASVPITEDFPTSATNPYGRSKLMVEECLTDFQKANPDWSITLLRYFNPVGSHPTGELGEDPQGIPNNLMPFISQVAVGRREFLSVFGSDYATKDGTGVRDYIHVMDLSDGHVAALDKVGTKAGLHIFNLGTGNGYSVLEMVKAFEQACGQPVPYQLVERRPGDIAECWADPSKAMNELEWKATRTLEEMTSDTWRWQSNNPQGYPNA; from the coding sequence ATGAAAGTACTTGTTACAGGTGGTATGGGCTATATCGGCAGCCATACATGCATTCAAATGATTGAAGCTGGAATGACGCCAGTGATTTTAGATAACCTGTATAACAGTAAACCGACCGTCCTAGAACGTATAAAAAAAGTGTGTGGCACCAAGCCAGAGTTTATTCAGGCAGACATTCGTGATAAAGCGGCACTCGTTGAAGCGATGAAAACACACGGCATTGACGCTGTTATCCACTTTGCTGGTCTAAAAGCGGTAGGAGAGTCAGTCGCTAAGCCTCTTGAATACTATGATAATAACGTAAACGGTACGCTTGTATTAGTCGATGCTATGCGAGAGGCTGGGGTTAAATCAATGGTATTTAGTTCTTCAGCAACCGTTTATGGCGATCCCGCGTCAGTGCCAATTACTGAGGATTTTCCGACGAGTGCAACCAATCCTTATGGTCGCAGTAAACTTATGGTGGAAGAGTGTTTAACGGATTTCCAAAAAGCAAATCCTGACTGGAGTATTACATTACTTCGCTATTTTAACCCTGTAGGTTCACATCCAACGGGTGAATTAGGTGAAGACCCGCAAGGTATTCCAAATAACTTGATGCCATTTATCTCTCAAGTTGCGGTGGGACGTCGTGAGTTTTTATCGGTGTTCGGCAGTGATTATGCAACCAAAGATGGAACTGGTGTACGTGATTACATTCATGTCATGGATTTATCTGATGGTCATGTTGCCGCACTAGACAAAGTTGGAACGAAAGCAGGTCTACACATCTTCAATTTAGGGACTGGTAACGGCTACAGCGTATTAGAAATGGTTAAAGCGTTTGAGCAAGCATGCGGCCAACCTGTGCCTTATCAGCTGGTGGAACGTCGCCCTGGTGATATCGCTGAATGTTGGGCGGATCCATCGAAAGCGATGAATGAGCTGGAGTGGAAAGCGACACGTACGCTGGAAGAAATGACAAGTGATACTTGGCGCTGGCAGTCAAATAACCCTCAAGGCTATCCAAACGCTTAA
- a CDS encoding D-alanine--D-alanine ligase yields MIKNILLLCGGGSSEHEISLLSANFVEQQLNLIENINVTRVEIKNEGWVTNQGELVYLDLNSKQLCSDNLNLTIDFIVPCIHGFPGETGDIQSMFEIAGIPYLGCGPEASSNSFNKITSKLWYDAIGIPNTPYLFLTRNDDQSHQQALAAFDKWGKVFIKAARQGSSVGCYSVTEESDVSRAVNDAFGYSEQVLVEKAVKPRELEVAAYEMDGQLHITKPGEVIAPDGAFYSYDEKYSSSSHSLTEVEAKDLTDAQSQAILDASKTVFTQMNLRHLSRIDFFLTEDGEIYLNEVNTFPGMTPISMFPKMLQNNGHKFHEFLESCIKSAI; encoded by the coding sequence ATGATTAAAAATATTCTTCTACTTTGTGGCGGCGGCTCATCAGAACACGAGATCTCACTGCTATCAGCGAACTTTGTAGAGCAGCAATTAAACCTCATTGAGAATATCAATGTTACACGCGTCGAAATCAAAAATGAAGGTTGGGTGACTAACCAAGGTGAATTGGTTTACCTAGATTTAAACTCCAAGCAATTGTGCTCTGACAACTTAAATCTGACGATTGATTTCATCGTACCGTGCATTCACGGTTTTCCTGGTGAGACTGGTGATATCCAATCGATGTTTGAGATTGCAGGTATTCCTTACCTAGGCTGTGGGCCTGAAGCAAGCAGTAATAGTTTCAACAAAATCACCTCTAAGCTTTGGTATGATGCAATCGGTATTCCCAATACACCATATCTCTTCTTAACTCGTAATGATGACCAATCACATCAACAAGCATTAGCAGCATTTGATAAATGGGGTAAAGTGTTCATCAAAGCGGCAAGACAAGGTTCATCCGTTGGGTGTTACAGTGTAACTGAAGAGAGCGATGTTTCTCGTGCGGTGAACGATGCATTTGGTTATTCAGAGCAAGTGCTTGTAGAAAAAGCAGTAAAACCACGTGAACTGGAAGTCGCGGCCTATGAAATGGATGGCCAACTTCACATTACCAAGCCTGGTGAAGTGATTGCGCCTGATGGAGCGTTCTACTCATACGATGAAAAATACAGCAGCTCAAGCCACTCGTTAACGGAAGTTGAAGCAAAAGACCTGACCGATGCTCAATCTCAAGCAATTTTAGATGCGTCAAAAACAGTATTTACTCAGATGAATTTGCGTCATCTTTCAAGAATTGATTTCTTTCTAACTGAAGACGGCGAAATCTATTTGAATGAGGTGAATACATTCCCAGGAATGACACCGATCTCGATGTTTCCTAAGATGCTTCAAAACAATGGCCACAAATTCCATGAGTTCTTGGAAAGTTGTATTAAGAGTGCAATCTAG